Proteins from one Sulfurovum sp. TSL1 genomic window:
- a CDS encoding VWA domain-containing protein yields MHFTFGSPYLLALLLLLPCFLWCKQYSKPYYFPKLAWVTRQSPLLSWEPWLKMALFTLMVVALAKPFVYDAISDQHKKGRDLVLAIDASGSMAQSGFHLKDRMKTKYEITTELSKDFIAKRFDDNMGVVVFGTFAYTASPLTYDLESLSYLLEMTNVGLAGESTALGDAIMQSIRTLSYGEAKSKVIILLTDGYHNAGQTSPKEAVQKAKELGIKIYTIGIGKRSDYDVSLLETIAKQSGAKSYAASSAEALSKVYDEINALEPSAIRSENYLNQRVLILYPLALVFILLLLWVLWTRRSET; encoded by the coding sequence ATGCATTTTACATTCGGTTCACCCTATCTATTGGCGCTACTGTTACTTTTACCCTGTTTTCTTTGGTGCAAACAGTACAGTAAACCCTATTATTTCCCTAAATTGGCATGGGTGACACGACAGAGTCCTCTTTTGAGCTGGGAGCCATGGCTGAAAATGGCACTCTTCACACTGATGGTCGTTGCCCTTGCAAAACCTTTCGTCTATGATGCGATCTCGGACCAGCACAAAAAAGGACGGGACCTTGTTCTCGCCATCGATGCAAGCGGTTCTATGGCACAGAGCGGATTTCATCTCAAAGACCGGATGAAAACCAAATATGAGATCACGACCGAACTCTCCAAAGACTTCATAGCAAAACGTTTTGATGACAATATGGGGGTGGTCGTTTTTGGTACCTTCGCCTATACCGCTTCCCCTCTGACCTATGACCTTGAATCACTCTCCTATCTTCTCGAGATGACCAATGTCGGACTTGCAGGAGAAAGTACGGCCCTGGGTGATGCTATCATGCAGTCCATCCGTACCCTCTCGTACGGTGAGGCAAAGAGCAAAGTGATCATCCTCCTTACGGACGGATACCATAATGCAGGACAGACTTCACCTAAAGAAGCGGTACAGAAAGCCAAAGAGCTGGGTATCAAGATCTATACCATAGGGATAGGAAAACGATCTGATTATGATGTTTCTCTGCTTGAGACCATCGCAAAGCAGAGTGGTGCTAAAAGTTATGCCGCCTCTTCTGCAGAGGCCCTCTCCAAGGTCTATGATGAGATCAATGCCCTGGAGCCCAGCGCGATAAGAAGCGAGAACTACCTCAACCAGAGAGTGCTGATACTCTACCCTTTGGCACTGGTGTTCATCCTCCTTTTACTCTGGGTACTCTGGACCAGAAGGAGTGAAACATGA
- a CDS encoding MoxR family ATPase — MNEQINRLKSEISKAVIGQEAMVEGLLIGLLCDGHILVEGVPGLAKTTTINALSRALGLESKRIQFTPDLLPSDIIGAQIYNPKDHSFSIKKGPLFTHLLLADEINRAPAKVQSALLEVMQERQVTIAEETFKLDRPFLVMATQNPIEQEGVYALPEAQLDRFMMKIVVQHNSEAQELEIMRKAASKSFGEVQTVLSIEDLFTLQEEIGKIHVDEEMERYMVQIIAATRDPLRFGLEDIAENIMFGASPRASIDLYKAAKAKAFLRGNDFVSPADIGYVIHNVLRHRIVLSYEARAKGIHTDEIITAIIETLPIP; from the coding sequence ATGAATGAACAGATAAACAGACTTAAAAGCGAGATAAGCAAAGCCGTGATAGGCCAGGAAGCCATGGTTGAAGGATTGCTCATAGGATTGCTTTGTGATGGCCATATACTGGTCGAAGGTGTACCGGGACTTGCAAAGACCACCACTATCAATGCGCTCTCACGCGCCCTGGGGTTAGAGTCTAAACGTATCCAGTTCACGCCCGACCTTTTGCCCTCAGACATCATCGGTGCACAGATCTATAACCCGAAGGACCACAGCTTCAGCATCAAAAAAGGCCCTCTTTTTACACACCTTCTCCTAGCGGATGAGATCAACCGTGCCCCGGCAAAAGTACAATCCGCCCTGCTTGAAGTGATGCAGGAGAGACAGGTCACCATTGCCGAAGAGACCTTTAAACTTGATCGGCCGTTCCTGGTCATGGCAACACAGAACCCCATAGAACAGGAAGGCGTCTACGCACTGCCTGAAGCACAGCTGGACCGCTTTATGATGAAGATCGTGGTCCAGCACAACAGTGAAGCCCAAGAGCTGGAGATCATGCGAAAAGCAGCAAGTAAAAGTTTTGGTGAAGTACAGACCGTACTGAGTATAGAAGATCTCTTTACCCTTCAGGAAGAGATCGGGAAGATCCACGTCGATGAGGAGATGGAACGCTATATGGTACAGATCATCGCTGCAACCAGAGACCCTCTCAGGTTCGGCTTAGAGGATATTGCCGAGAACATCATGTTCGGAGCAAGCCCAAGGGCCTCGATAGACCTTTATAAGGCAGCCAAAGCCAAAGCCTTTTTACGCGGAAATGATTTTGTAAGTCCTGCAGACATCGGGTATGTGATCCACAACGTACTCCGTCACCGTATCGTGCTTTCCTATGAGGCCAGAGCTAAGGGTATACATACAGATGAGATCATCACTGCTATCATTGAGACATTGCCGATACCCTAA
- a CDS encoding VWA domain-containing protein, translating into MTLLYPSFLWLLIPLALLLWYSSRKVVPLVHLVILMLVVLSLARPVREETLQEAGIEAKDIIIALDVSYSMKATDITPTRYDFAKETIAALLQENPGDNIMLIAFTTNPLLLSPPTTDHALINIALANLNPEFILTKGTSLETLFKRIASMKRGHKNLILMTDGGDEEDLGKLTTLIQNADISLSILALGSTLGTTIVNKDGSLLKDKDDNLVISRVNPLLESLSSSVSGTYVTASSTPEATADRVSDALQENADQAQHIQKMQRHYLELYQLPLGVALVLFFMLHTRAVKYLLILFALLGVQAEASLLDNYHLNRAYQSYRTSDLNETKKQIQQIKARSLQSQMLLANTYYKQRAFKKAIQTYRTIRSTSPKIKQQLYYNIANAYAMQESYDKAKLYYTKVLQLGEDPDAEHNLRLVALLSDQKSADLGIAHPKSQDSSSSKSESQEENKESKSEDEPSSGSGGGGESQTQKEQKENKLLDAGNQEQHPLGSKVYELINKGYIRETQPW; encoded by the coding sequence ATGACCCTGCTCTATCCAAGCTTTTTATGGCTGCTGATCCCTTTGGCTCTACTTCTATGGTACAGTTCACGCAAAGTGGTACCTTTGGTACATCTTGTCATCCTAATGCTTGTGGTGCTTTCACTCGCACGCCCCGTCCGGGAAGAGACACTGCAAGAAGCCGGTATAGAAGCCAAAGACATTATCATTGCACTGGATGTCTCCTACTCCATGAAAGCCACGGACATCACACCGACACGTTACGACTTTGCAAAAGAGACCATTGCTGCCCTTCTGCAGGAAAATCCGGGTGACAATATCATGCTCATCGCCTTTACAACGAACCCCTTGCTGCTTTCTCCCCCCACCACGGACCATGCCCTGATCAACATTGCCCTTGCAAATCTCAACCCGGAGTTCATCCTTACCAAAGGCACCTCGCTTGAAACGCTCTTTAAGAGGATCGCTTCCATGAAAAGGGGGCATAAGAACCTCATACTTATGACAGACGGGGGTGACGAAGAGGACCTTGGAAAACTGACAACGCTTATCCAAAATGCAGATATCTCTTTGAGCATTTTGGCATTGGGGAGCACACTGGGAACGACCATTGTGAACAAAGACGGAAGCCTTCTCAAGGACAAAGATGACAACCTTGTCATCTCGCGTGTCAATCCTCTTTTGGAATCACTCTCTTCCTCTGTTTCAGGCACTTATGTGACTGCCTCAAGTACCCCCGAAGCCACAGCGGACAGGGTCAGTGATGCATTGCAGGAGAATGCGGATCAGGCACAACACATTCAAAAGATGCAGCGCCATTACCTGGAGCTCTATCAGCTGCCTTTGGGAGTCGCGCTTGTCTTGTTCTTTATGCTCCATACGCGCGCTGTCAAATACCTGCTGATACTCTTTGCCCTTCTAGGGGTACAGGCCGAGGCTTCCCTGCTTGACAACTATCATCTGAACCGTGCCTACCAAAGCTACAGAACCTCTGATCTCAATGAGACAAAAAAGCAGATACAGCAGATCAAGGCCCGCTCTTTGCAAAGCCAAATGCTACTGGCAAATACGTACTACAAACAGCGTGCCTTTAAAAAAGCGATCCAAACCTACAGAACCATCCGTTCCACTTCTCCAAAGATCAAACAGCAGCTCTATTACAATATCGCCAATGCCTATGCGATGCAAGAGTCATACGATAAAGCCAAACTTTACTATACTAAAGTCTTGCAGTTGGGGGAAGATCCGGATGCTGAACATAATCTACGCCTGGTGGCACTTCTGAGCGACCAAAAGAGTGCGGACCTTGGTATCGCGCACCCGAAATCACAAGACTCCTCTTCAAGCAAAAGTGAATCACAAGAGGAGAATAAAGAGTCAAAAAGTGAAGATGAACCCAGTTCGGGAAGCGGTGGAGGCGGAGAGAGCCAAACACAAAAAGAGCAGAAGGAGAACAAGCTTTTAGATGCAGGAAATCAAGAGCAGCACCCTCTGGGCTCTAAAGTCTATGAACTTATCAATAAAGGATATATACGTGAAACACAACCCTGGTAA
- a CDS encoding protein-L-isoaspartate(D-aspartate) O-methyltransferase, which yields MIKERQRHNLVAEIEKHFALDAHVREALLAVDRETFVPSQFKHLAYQLEALPLAASQWISSPLTVAKMTQHLELEGVDSVLEIGCGSGYQAAILSKICRRVFTIERIDELLKEAKSRFSSLEMHNIITRFDDGQRGWKQYAPFERILFSATAKEIPAVLFEQLAEGGILVAPVEEAENYHIITRYYKKNGRITSETIEQCLFVPVLDGTQK from the coding sequence ATGATAAAAGAGAGACAGCGACACAATCTTGTTGCAGAGATCGAGAAACACTTTGCATTGGATGCGCATGTCAGAGAAGCATTGTTGGCTGTTGACAGAGAGACCTTTGTTCCTTCTCAGTTTAAACATCTTGCGTATCAGCTCGAAGCTCTCCCTTTGGCGGCAAGCCAGTGGATATCCTCCCCTCTAACGGTCGCTAAAATGACACAGCACTTGGAGCTTGAAGGCGTTGACTCCGTCCTTGAGATCGGTTGTGGAAGCGGATATCAAGCAGCAATACTCAGCAAGATCTGTCGTCGTGTCTTCACCATAGAGCGTATCGACGAGCTTCTCAAAGAGGCAAAAAGCCGTTTTTCCTCTCTTGAAATGCACAATATCATTACACGTTTTGACGATGGGCAAAGAGGATGGAAGCAGTATGCTCCTTTTGAACGTATACTCTTCTCAGCCACAGCCAAAGAGATACCTGCCGTACTTTTTGAACAATTGGCTGAGGGCGGTATATTGGTGGCCCCTGTGGAAGAGGCAGAAAACTATCATATCATCACACGTTACTATAAGAAAAACGGCCGCATTACGTCTGAGACGATCGAACAGTGCCTCTTTGTCCCCGTACTTGACGGTACCCAAAAATAG
- a CDS encoding DUF58 domain-containing protein, whose translation MNTALKALQLKARHQVYTLLSGHNLSKLQGEGYDFSELREYQMGDDIRKINWTISAKLGHPYIKELHANRELSVVVAAFMDASLYFGAGNAKQKKLTEVATILGYAAQQNNDLFTGIHYMQGQTHTTPPTKQLYHIEQFSQTLYSASVLNTALDYSAAIQDLFKRLHKPSLLFILSDFLEEMDLSLLSQKHEVIAVIIRDREEEVPKKLGEVTLSHPQDGKRMDTYFGQRSIEKYLAKLKENDEKLSEHFAHYDIRSVKIFTDDEAVSKLVGLFV comes from the coding sequence ATGAATACAGCCCTTAAAGCCCTGCAGCTCAAAGCCAGACACCAGGTATACACTTTGCTGAGCGGACACAATCTCTCTAAGCTCCAGGGAGAAGGGTATGACTTCTCTGAACTCAGAGAATACCAGATGGGTGATGACATCCGCAAGATCAACTGGACCATTTCGGCAAAACTGGGTCATCCCTATATCAAAGAGCTGCATGCGAACCGTGAACTCTCCGTCGTAGTCGCTGCCTTCATGGATGCCAGCCTCTATTTTGGTGCAGGCAATGCCAAACAGAAGAAGCTGACTGAAGTAGCCACCATCCTGGGCTATGCGGCACAGCAGAACAATGACCTTTTTACAGGGATACACTATATGCAGGGACAAACCCATACGACCCCGCCGACCAAACAGCTCTACCATATAGAACAGTTCTCGCAGACACTCTACAGTGCTTCTGTGCTCAATACCGCACTGGACTATAGTGCTGCGATCCAAGACCTTTTCAAAAGGCTGCACAAACCTTCACTTCTGTTTATTCTGAGTGACTTTTTGGAAGAGATGGATCTCTCGTTGCTCTCCCAAAAACACGAAGTCATTGCGGTGATCATCAGGGACAGAGAAGAAGAAGTGCCTAAAAAACTTGGGGAAGTCACGCTCTCCCATCCGCAGGATGGCAAGAGGATGGATACCTACTTTGGGCAAAGAAGCATAGAGAAGTATCTTGCAAAACTCAAAGAGAATGATGAGAAGCTCTCTGAGCATTTTGCCCACTACGACATTCGTTCTGTCAAGATATTCACAGATGACGAAGCCGTAAGCAAACTGGTGGGGCTCTTTGTCTAG
- a CDS encoding DUF3972 domain-containing protein, whose translation MEKLMKPAEYAQELGISRQAVYAKVKRGILTAKNVEGKLYIVVDNERAEETASSEKETRVVPKKPISTQTNTSVPPAEVKDYKALLKAKDETISVLKGTVKDLKKSNKQISTTLKGEIDLLKEAFYEMRTLYVHQLEQRKSQEAIEVISEEESMDAEEDRWIGLKKFFKQHKITKEKEQAKITKRLKKAYRSGDERIMGVEGKLKCNANKSYKDILK comes from the coding sequence ATGGAAAAGTTGATGAAGCCTGCTGAGTATGCACAGGAACTGGGTATTTCCAGACAAGCGGTCTACGCGAAAGTCAAGCGGGGGATATTGACAGCGAAAAACGTAGAGGGTAAACTTTACATTGTCGTTGACAATGAGAGAGCAGAAGAAACAGCCTCTAGTGAAAAAGAGACTAGGGTGGTACCCAAAAAGCCCATCTCAACGCAAACCAACACTTCGGTACCTCCTGCAGAGGTGAAAGACTATAAAGCATTACTGAAAGCCAAAGATGAAACGATATCGGTACTCAAAGGCACCGTCAAAGACCTCAAAAAGTCCAATAAGCAGATCTCAACAACACTCAAAGGTGAGATAGACCTGCTCAAAGAGGCATTCTACGAGATGCGTACGCTTTATGTCCATCAGTTAGAGCAGAGAAAATCACAAGAAGCGATAGAGGTGATCTCCGAAGAAGAGAGTATGGACGCTGAAGAGGATCGTTGGATAGGACTCAAAAAATTCTTCAAGCAGCACAAGATCACGAAAGAAAAAGAACAGGCCAAGATCACAAAACGTTTGAAAAAAGCCTATAGATCAGGAGATGAACGCATCATGGGTGTGGAGGGGAAACTCAAGTGTAATGCCAACAAAAGCTATAAGGATATCTTGAAATAA